The Streptomyces taklimakanensis nucleotide sequence AACTTCGCGCGGCGCTTCCTGGACACGGTCGGCGAGGGCGGCCGGGTGCCGGACGAGGTGCTGCGGCAGCCGCTGACGACCGTGCTGGCCCGTGAGCTGACGCGGATGGTGGGCGTGCGGGTGGCGCCGGAGGACTTCGATCCGGGCAAGGTGCCCGACCACCTGAAGATCACCTTCCGGGTGGTGGACGAGCGACGCCGCAAGGTGCCGGGGAAGTCCGAGAGCAAGGACCTGGAGGAGCTGCGCATCGCCCTGCGGTCCCGTACCCGGGCCGCCCTGTCCAAGGCGTTCGAGTCCGCCCGTGGCGGCGGTGACGGGGACGAGGCCGGCGGGGACGGGAACCTGCGGCAGCGCACGGGGCTGACGTCCTGGACGATCGGCACCCTGCCGCGCACCTTCGAGACACGGCGGGCCGGCCAGCCGGTCAAGGCGTACCCGGCGCTGGTGGACGACGGCGACTCGGTGTCCGTCAAGCTCTTCGACACCGAGGACGAGCAGCGGCAGGCGATGTGGCGCGGCACCCGTCGCCTCGTCCTGCTGAACCTGCCCTCCGATCCCGCCAAGTTCGCCCTGGGCACGTTGGGCAACCAGGCCAAGCTCGCCCTCTCCAGCTCTCCGCACGGCAGCGTGCGGGCGCTGTTCGACGACTGCGTGGCGGCCGCCGCCGACCGGCTGATCGCGGCGCACGGCGGCCCGGCGTGGGATGAGGAGGGCTTCCGCAAGCTCTTCGACGCGGTACGCGCCGACATCACGGACGCGACGCTGAACACCGTCGGACACGTCCGGGAGGTGCTCGCCGCCTGGCAGGCGTGCGAGCGACGGTTGAAGTCGCCCCAACTGGCGGGCAGTCCGACGCTCGCGCCGAGCCTGGCGGACGTGCGGGAGCAGTTGTCGGAGCTGATCCGTCCGGGGTTCGTGACCGCTCACGGCGCCCGGCGCCTGCCGGACCTGCTGCGCTACCTGACGGCCGTGGACCGCCGCCTCCAGCAGCTCCCCACCAACGTCGAGCGGGACCGGGCCCGGATGGCGAAGGTGAAGGAGATGCGGGACGAGTACGAGTGGCTGCTGGAGCAGTTCCCGCCGGGACGGCCGGTGCCGCGCGAGGCGAGGGAGATCCGTTGGATGATCGAGGAGTTGCGGGTCAGCTACTTCGCGCACGCCCTGGGCACCGCGTACCCGGTCTCGGACAAGCGGATCGTGAAGGCGGTGGACGCCGCGGTTCCGTGACGGCCCGGACACCGAGGGTGAGTTCGCCTTGCACCGGTGAGCTGCTGTAGAGTCCTTCTCGCGGCTCGGGAAGTCCCGAGAAGCGACTCCAGGTCCTGTGGAGCAGTTTGGAGTGCTCGCCACCCTGTCAAGGTGGAGGCCGCGGGTTCAAATCCCGTCAGGACCGCAGTACCGATGGCCCGGATCCCTCGTGGATCCGGGCCATCGGCCGTTCTCCGCCCCGCGCCCTCCCCTTCTCGCGCCGCCCCGCCGTCCGATTCGGCCGACGGGCCGTCTTGACGGCCCCTCACATCGCCGGTACCCCTGTGCCACAGGGAGGTGGGCGCCATGCCGACTACTCCGAAGGGGCCACGGCACGAGACGCGGGCTCTGCTGAGGGCCCATCTGTCCGCCGCCACGCGCTACGGCCACGTCACCCGTCACTGCCCGATCTGCCACCGGCTGCAGCGGCTGGCCATGGAGGCGGGGGACGAACTCCGCCCCGGCCCGCGTCCGGTCGTGTCCACGGGCGTCAACGAGCCTCCGGGGCCCGGGAGTCCGTCCGATTCCCCCGCCGCCCCCTCCACCGTCGCCCTCTCCGCCGCACCGTGTCCGGAGCCGCGAGCAGGGGCGTAGGGAGGGGCCCGGAAGCGGCCCGTGCCGCCGGGGAGCGGCCCGTGGGCTCGGACGCGTCCCTCCTTGGACGGGGAGCGCCCCGGAGGGGAGGACCGGTGGCGAGGGCCGGCGTGCGCCCTCCGTCCGTACCGAGCGCACCGTGGGGCCGGTGTGCACCCGTTCTCCCCATTACCGTACGGTACTTGAGACGGGCAAGGGTTGCGCCATGTGACGGGAGTCACCGAATCGGTTGACCGTGAGGGGGAATTCACCCCCTTCTCACATCGGGCAAATTTAATATGTGCAATTTTACAGGGCGGTTGGCGCCCGTGTCGCCCTTCCGACACCTCCGGGCCGGCCCCCCTGGCGGGCCCCGCCACCCCTCCCCGAAGCCCCGTGGGACCTGGAGGAACACCAAGGGCTCGTGGCTCGGAACCATTGATTCCGGGCCACGAGCCCTCGCTGCTCGCGGTGTTCACCGCGCCCTCGGCGCCCCCGAGAGAAACACACAGATCGCGCCGGGCCCGGCGGAGCCCAGCGCGATCAACGCTCAGGCCGCGTGGGGGACACCGGCCTGACACGTGGTGCCGATTCGGACACTGGAAGAGATGGGGGTCCCTCTATGTCCGATTCATGGGGGTTGTTCAACCCTCGCTGCGCTGCTGCGGGATACCCGCCAACAGAGCGCGCACCTCCGCCTCGCGATAGCGACGGTGCCCACCGAGCGTGCGGATGGACGTGAGCTTGCCGGCCTTGGCCCAGCGCGTGACCGTCTTCGGGTCCACGCGGAACATGGTGGCAACCTCAGCCGGGGTCAGCAGCGGCTCGGCATCAGGGGTGCGAGCGGTCATGAGCGGCCTCCTCGGGAGAACCGAACCATCACGGTTCTTTCCTCTAAATTCTGCACCTTGACCCACGTTGCCCGAAATGGCGGTCGCGGGTCGAGTCGGTTATAGGACGAACGGCTTGTCCTCGGCACTACAACTACACCATCTGTCCAGCCACGTCGGCCAAACCGACGGAATTGCCCTCTCAGGTGTCCAACCTCGACGGAAGCCGATGGACCGTGTCATAACGGACGGTCACACCATCGTGACGATCGGTTACAACGTGAGCAGAACGCTCCGCCCCCCGAAGAGAAGCGCAATACCGATGGATCCGGCCTTAGTTGGACGGATGA carries:
- a CDS encoding DUF6274 family protein yields the protein MPTTPKGPRHETRALLRAHLSAATRYGHVTRHCPICHRLQRLAMEAGDELRPGPRPVVSTGVNEPPGPGSPSDSPAAPSTVALSAAPCPEPRAGA
- the bldC gene encoding developmental transcriptional regulator BldC; this translates as MTARTPDAEPLLTPAEVATMFRVDPKTVTRWAKAGKLTSIRTLGGHRRYREAEVRALLAGIPQQRSEG